The following coding sequences lie in one Sorghum bicolor cultivar BTx623 chromosome 6, Sorghum_bicolor_NCBIv3, whole genome shotgun sequence genomic window:
- the LOC8056606 gene encoding putative F-box protein At4g22170: protein MGETPPASPPRSGSCLSDEFSKVALGTCSSPSWSDLPMDVLLLILQRLELPQSLAFASVCKTWRAAAITASVPRSCTPWILSWAHLAQGERPSPVTCNLYHLLDGDKAYGVSFPRGCFNACCGASHGWLILVNELSNLVLYNPFTTRIIPLPPITDFSCVEAVYRSGGSLEGYHLGTGGRVYGSDELGKIFYQKAVLSCSPSKGGDYIVMIIHRDSDWLSFVKAGQRNWQVASSLGVSQKDKYADCAYHDGRFYTVTFDGLVEKWDIDGLNGPTREVVVAARCHVGLILTRHLVPTPWGDLLQVRAIRSDGSPDGIRFQIRKVELNGCKRISYKDLMGHALLLGLNHSACLHTKDFPGLQAQCVYFSVPWMVETSHWIRRSCAWGGVRIYNFECKKFERALPIRYSKSKRFIHVFPTEVWITPNL from the exons ATGGGGGAAACACCTCCAGCTTCGCCTCCTCGATCTGGCTCCTGCCTCAGTGATGAGTTCTCCAAGGTTGCCTTGG GAACCTGTTCAAGTCCCAGCTGGTCCGACCTCCCAATGGAtgtcctcctcctcatcctgcAACGCCTCGAGCTTCCCCAATCGCTTGCCTTTGCATCAGTTTGCAAAACATGGAGGGCTGCCGCTATAACCGCCAGTGTTCCTCGTTCTTGCACACCATGGATCTTGTCTTGGGCACATCTGGCGCAGGGGGAGCGCCCCTCACCTGTGACCTGCAACTTGTACCACCTTCTCGATGGTGACAAGGCCTATGGTGTTAGTTTTCCACGTGGCTGCTTTAATGCGTGCTGTGGAGCTTCTCATGGATGGCTTATTTTGGTAAACGAACTCTCCAATCTTGTGCTTTACAACCCCTTCACTACGCGCATTATCCCTCTGCCACCAATCACGGATTTCTCATGCGTGGAAGCAGTCTACCGTAGCGGAGGGAGCTTGGAAGGTTACCATCTTGGAACAGGTGGAAGAGTCTATGGTTCAGATGAACTAGGAAAAATTTTTTACCAGAAAGCGGTGTTGTCTTGCAGTCCATCCAAAGGTGGTGACTACATCGTGATGATCATCCATCGTGATTCTGATTGGCTTTCTTTTGTTAAGGCAGGACAGAGAAATTGGCAAGTTGCCTCATCTTTAGGTGTAAGCCAGAAAGACAAATATGCAGACTGTGCATACCATGATGGCAGGTTCTACACAGTTACATTCGATGGACTGGTGGAGAAATGGGATATCGACGGATTGAATGGACCAACAAGGGAGGTGGTGGTTGCCGCAAGGTGCCATGTAGGACTGATCCTTACTAGGCATTTGGTGCCTACACCATGGGGCGATCTCCTGCAGGTTCGTGCAATTCGGTCGGATGGATCCCCGGATGGCATCAGATTCCAAATCCGCAAGGTAGAACTGAATGGATGCAAGAGAATTTCATACAAGGATTTGATGGGTCATGCTTTGCTCCTTGGATTGAATCACTCGGCATGTTTGCACACCAAGGATTTTCCTGGGCTTCAGGCTCAATGTGTCTATTTCTCTGTTCCCTGGATGGTGGAAACATCCCATTGGATTCGTCGAAGCTGCGCTTGGGGAGGTGTGAGGATTTACAACTTTGAATGCAAAAAGTTTGAGCGTGCTCTTCCCATTCGTTATAGTAAGAGTAAGAGATTTATCCACGTTTTTCCTACGGAGGTCTGGATCACCCCGAATCTGTAA
- the LOC8057589 gene encoding uncharacterized protein LOC8057589 translates to MALSSSRSHHLLCPLLWGFHASARTLAWVEPHEFSKPSRYLGSWELVAEPREAWARLDRLRKGYARDVQLRRQYAYEVQLMEAERQRKAEAARIANQERRAAKLAAAQTRAAERRAFEEDFCQTLVGFDPSWRGRRRQRRWRGANRRGGAGGLAHALSPPECA, encoded by the coding sequence ATGGCGCTCTCCTCCTCCCGGTCGCACCACCTCCTGTGCCCGCTCCTCTGGGGCTTCCACGCCTCCGCGCGGACCCTGGCATGGGTGGAACCGCACGAGTTCTCCAAGCCCAGCAGGTACCTGGGCAGCTGGGAGCTTGTGGCGGAGCCCCGGGAGGCATGGGCGCGGCTGGACCGGCTGCGCAAGGGGTACGCGCGCGACGTGCAGCTGCGGCGGCAGTACGCCTACGAGGTGCAGCTGATGGAGGCCGAGCGGCAGCGGAAGGCCGAGGCCGCCCGCATCGCCAACCAGGAGCGCAGGGCCGCCAAGCTCGCCGCCGCCCAGACGCGCGCCGCCGAGCGCCGCGCGTTCGAGGAGGACTTCTGCCAGACCCTCGTAGGCTTCGATCCCTCCTGGCGCGGACGGAGGAGGCAGCGCCGATGGCGTGGCGCAAATCGAcggggcggcgccggcggcttgGCTCATGCGTTGTCCCCTCCCGAATGCGCGTGA
- the LOC8056607 gene encoding uncharacterized protein LOC8056607, whose amino-acid sequence MSDAYKKAKPGRLVFKGGEAASIHKPKKHKKNKKPASDAPADGDVEAAVAAAEGAEGGGGAASGTGDDYTIDAAKKMKYEELFPVESKKFGYDPANAARAAARNRTVEEALDDRVRKKADRYCK is encoded by the coding sequence ATGTCGGACGCGTACAAGAAAGCCAAGCCCGGCCGCCTCGTCTTCAAGGGCGGCGAGGCCGCCTCCATCCACAAGCCAAAGAAGCAcaagaagaataagaagcccGCCTCCGATGCCCCCGCCGACGGCGACGTCGAGGCCGCGGTTGCGGCCGCGGAGGGAGCTGAAGGCGGAGGAGGTGCCGCCAGCGGCACCGGCGACGACTACACCATCGACGCGgcgaagaagatgaagtatgAGGAGCTCTTCCCAGTGGAGTCGAAGAAGTTCGGGTACGACCCCGCCAAcgccgcccgcgccgccgcccggAATCGCACCGTCGAGGAGGCCCTCGACGACCGCGTCCGCAAGAAGGCCGACCGCTACTGCAAGTGA